Genomic DNA from Oncorhynchus tshawytscha isolate Ot180627B linkage group LG04, Otsh_v2.0, whole genome shotgun sequence:
GTTGTTTTGCTATTAATGAATTTAACTTGCATTTTAGCTGGGCCCCACAGGTGTCGTGGTGGGTTGGGGTActgtgtctgtctatcagtaGTGAAGACATTTAGTCCCAAGGGCTCTTAACCCATCAAAATTCACCCAGGGTGTTGAGTAGGTCCGTCTAAACTTTTAGACTTCTTATTATTTTCATTTACTGCATTTACCATTTTTTGTATTGTATTGCAACTGAGTTTTTGATGTCAAAAGTTTTGTTTCTTTAATTCTGCATTTAAATGGTAGTGGAACATATTGTAGAAGGAGTGGAGTTAAAGGGACataaaatgcaaaaaaatgtcatcgatttcatattcatcatctccagcaccaccccaacatcaacatatgcgGAAAAAGGTGCATTTCtgtgttttgtagtaaaaaatataaagatctgtttttccaatgacatcatcaaccaattagtaggtAATATCTACTCAAAATGTGTCAATCGCACGATGCACACCGATGtcgtcattggaaacacttatcttccgcTATCTTTTTTTACTATAAAACATAGAAAAGCTCCATTTTCCCTTATGTTGAttttggggtggtgctggagatgatgaatatgacgTTGAGAAAAGGTTTTCCTTCATGGGTTTAAGGGTACAGAAAAGCAGAACTTGGGCTAGGATGGAACATGCAATGGTCCCATAGGTGGAGGCATGGGTCTTCGGTAATGCGTTTACAATAAGAGCAAATGTTCTGTgtttatttgaaaatgtattaagtcCACGCTGTAATACACCTTGAGTATTATTGCCTCCATCTGCTGGGACTGGGCAATAATCACATTGGTTTTAAGAGCATGGTGATTTGCAGCCACTTTCAGCATTTTTGTTAAGTGGAAATTGGTAGAGTTTGTGGAAAGAATAGCCTAAATATATTGAGTGATACTACCGGTACTACCATTTTATGGCCGAAACAAATCGttccagtgccttcagaaagtattcataccctttgacttattacatattttgttgtgttaagacctgaattcaaaatgtatgaaatagtttttttctctcccccatctacacgcaataccacataatgacaaaattaaaacatgtatttaaacattttagcaaatttattgaaaatgaatacAGAAATATtgaatttacataagttttcacacCGCTGAGTTAATACTTtctagaagcacctttggcagtgattacagctgtgtacGTCTGCTTTCCACACCTATTTTAAacactgtcaaattggttgttgatcattgcaaaAACTCGGCCACTTGGGAATATTCACTgtcttgttaagcaactccagtgtagatttggctttgtgttttaggttattgtcctgctggaaggtgaattaatctcccagtgtctggtggaaagcagactgaaccaggttttcctctaggattttgcctgtgcttagctccattctgttttattttttttatcctgaaaaccagtccttaatgattacattACATCATCCTCAGGTTTtgcccatcacagccattaaactctaactgtttaaatgtcaccattggcctcgtggtgaaatcctTTGGCAGTTTCCttactctccggcaactgagttaggaaggatacctgtatctttgtagtgactgggtgtattgaaacaccatccaacgtgtaataacttcaccatgctcaaagggatattcatgtctgcttttttatttcaATGTCTGCCCTTCTTTAGGAGGCATTTGaaatcctccctggtctttgtggttgaatctgtgtttgaaattcactgctcgactgagggacattacagataattgtatgtgcgcGGTATCATGTTAAACGCTATTATTGCacatagagtgagtccatgcaacttattgtgtgacttgttaagcaaatttttacttctgaacttatttaggcttgccataacagaggttgaatacttatcgactCAAGGCAGTTaatattatttttttctactttgacgttatggggtattgtgtgtaggttagtgacaaatctcaattgaatcaattttaaattcaggctgtaacatctactgtgtgaatactttctgaaggcactgtataaaattTGTTCATAATTGACACAATTTTATGTATGAAGTTCTCTAGCTTCAACCTATCTGTACTCTGTTCCTCTGGATGTCTCGGAACCAAACCTCCTCAGAGTAATTATACATGAAGCCTTCAACCTTTTGTCCTCAATCTCCCTTTGAATATTGAATTGCAATGCATTTCGTTAGCCAGGGTATTATGCACAAACGGAGCAGGTGATGACTCAAAATTCAAGCAAGAAATAAATCCTGAATCCCTGCCCTTCAAGTCAGCCATTTTGGTGGTTATAGCTGTCCTATTGGCCAGCTGTCTTTTTCTATTAGAATGGATGGGCTCCTATTGAACAGGTTGTCTTCATTACCACCTGGCGCTCAGCATTTCAAGGTTATCAGATGTACTGTGCGGTTTACAGGTATAATAGTTTGTCAAGATCAAAAGGTTTAACACCAGGCAATGCTTTACGAGGGCCAATTTCCTGGACCCAGATTAAGCATACTCCTGAATTAAAAAGACTCTCCAatgaaagtgctttttagtccagaaaTAGTCTTAACTTGACATGATGATGACCAAAAGACACATTATGCTTTAAAGAGGCTTAACAACAGGGGTTAAAAGGTTTATGTGATAAATGCCTCTTTCTGTGGCCAGGTGTCTTTCTCCTGTGATAAATCAGACTTCctgattttaaatgatttatacccTGGATAAAGAGATGCAGCAGTGCTCTCCTCCGTCCTCCCTGTAGGTGTCTCTGGGTTTTCTCTTCTTTAAGACCTGgctacattttaaacaaacaatCAGCCCTGCGTGTTTAGACTAGAAGGCTAATGGGGGCGTGGTAGAGGGAGGGACGTAGAGGGAGATTCTATCCAACAGTTCTACTGCTCCACAGCACAGGCCAATAACAGAGGGATTTCATTCTCTCCCGCAGCGTTTGCTGTCCTGACGTTTATTACACGGTTGTCTTTAGTTTCATTACACTCAGAGCAGGGCAACTCGTTTTATATGAGAAAAAACTAGATTACCTCCCTCTGGACAGACAGCAGGACATAAAAGGGCAGTTGTTTGAAATGTGTACACAACTCACGGATGGGACCATTTACTCAGGCATATTTGCCAATGTACAGTAGTCTACAGAAAGCTTTTAGGCCATATACATAAGTCTGGAGGGAGCTGTGAACCTTTACAAAGCTGGAGAGATTTACTGGACTGGGTTTCTTTGAGGCCTTTGTTTCTCCAGTTTCTGTGAGTGTTTTTAAGTGTGGTGAGAGGGCGCTCAAAGTGGCTGCAAATCATTCACTGCGGTTCCAATCTTAGCAGGGCCTGTACGTTTCTCATGTTTGCTACGCTTCCACAAATCTGCATGAACAGCAcatcatgaaatgtgtttcaaaGGAATGTGTCATATTTAGATTTTGTACTTGACATCATTTTGTAATTAACTAATCCTTCAGCATTTCAAATCCACTGTTCTGTTATGTTTATTCTTGTTTTAAAACTGATTTTCATTTGATATTACATGGTTGTGAAAATGGAACTAGTTCTTTTTGTTCTGTGGGAGGAAGCTTACAACTGCCATGGAGAACAAATTGCTGTCTTGCTGCCATGGGGAACAAATTGCTGTCTTGCTCGATACCAATCGAACTAAAATTATTCCTGTCtcttgaataaaacatttaattatAATCTATTGGGTAAAATAGCTGCTCCCTACCATCTGCAATCAGGTGGAAGTTTTTTGTCTGTTTGCTAGATTGCTTCTGTTTGCAGAAATCCATACAATGTGCTGTATGTTTTGAAAGCATTCCTGTTCATCAGAGCATAAATAGATGTATGGCTTTATACATTTCTTCTTTTTATCATGGCTACTCTTCAATAAATTCAAATAGTTTAGCCACTAAAATTAATTTGAGAAAAATTAATGATGTTCCATATTGTTGCAGTAAGGGATAGTTCCTACATATGAGTGCATTTGGAATGGGAAAAGGGAGAGGGCTTGTGGGTGGAATGTAAAGTGACTGGAATTTCTTCATAGACAATGCACCACATTGGCTTGTAATGAGTCATAGATATCTGGCATTCTTCCGATTGCCAACAAAAAGCTATCTTATTTTTCAGTCAAAAGCACTGTAGCTACAGTTTCGAATGATGTGCCGCTTAGTTGCACCTCTTATTTTTCATTGTttttattgacatgttgaattcaCAGTAGCGATAAAGGTTTTACAAATCAGGATAGCttgtctacctctcctctccctttctcctgcaGCAGTCTTCAGGATTTCACCTCCATGCTCAGACCTTAGCCTAGGGCTAGGCCCTTAGGCCACCAAAGGCTTCCATTTCTTCCATCATATCATCTTGAGTAGACAGTCGGGTATTGCGTGTTTATTTCCTACCATGGGGTGTCATAAGCTTTCTCCAACTCCCATGTTTTTTGTCGCCCTTTTATGCCAGTAGCCAAACTATCCAGTTTGTTTTCACAGAAGTGGAAGATGACAATCTACCATGCAGCATCTGCCATTGCACCTGCTTGAAGctgcactctactgtaccctGCATTGAGGACCTGATAACTAGGAATGCTTTTGAAATGTACTCCACATGACATACTCCACATGACATTCAGAAAAACATATTGAGCAGGAATAGAACGAGACCCTTGAATGACGGTTCCATTTTCACATATTCTTTTTgttcaacagttttttttttttttttaattacatttgaATGTTCAGCTCTTATTGCTCATTCGCTGTCTCGTTTTTATTCCAGGAAGTTCCCTCTGAAGCAGGGAGTGTCTGCATATAAAATGGTCTGCAGTTCTCTGCTTCATAGGTCAGAAGCTTGTTTATTTTGTCTCTGTGGCTACGTTCAGTCCCAACTAAATTGTTTGAACCTGTATGAGAAAAAGCTCTATTTGGCACGCATCATCTTACACACCAGATAATCTTCATTTCATTTGAACATCCCTCTACGTGTAGATTTCCCAGTTAATTTCTGTTCATGGCAAATGCTATTGAAAATCAAGGTCCAGTGTCACTGAAAGATGGCTAGAGAATTGGATTACTGCACGTTCTGGGACACAATTTTTTTGCAGATTGAATTAGAAACTCTCTACGTATCAATTTCAGATAATTAGATATTCATGTCAGAAAATGCATGACTTTCCATGTATATTATGTCCTATAATATGACTCTTTTCCCCCATTTTTTTGTGTTAGAACACACTacatacactctcacacacatagacacactcacacatcatGATGCAATAAAAGAAAAGGGAAAATTATAATTGGATGACcaaagaaaaggaaaaaaaaacaaaaaaaacaattatgCACAAATTTCGCTGCTTGAATGGGACTGCTAGCCAATGCTGGTTGAGATGCATTTATTTACTGTCTAATTATATACACTGTAGATGCCACCACCGTCTCCTCTTCTATGACCATGGGAGGCCCTCGCAGTGCTTTTCCCACCTCTTCCAGCTCCACCATGCACTCCAGTACTTCAGCCACCGACCACACCTCTGCTCATACCGGCATCGCCGCTCCAGACGAAGGTGTAAGTAGCAGAGCGGTGGCGGAGATGCTTGGCGCCGAGGGCGGGACTGGCAACAGTGGGAGTACTGGTGGCGGAAGGGCTGGCGGCGAGAAAGGAGGAGGGGCTGGATCcctaggtggaggaggaagagggggggcaTCCCAGGAGGCCCAGCAGCACCACCAGATGACCCCTTCCAAGCGGCGCACGGTGCTGAACATCTCGCCTCCGCCCGAGGACCTGTTTGACGACAGCCGCATGTCCTGCCAGGAGGATCAGCTCCAGGACTCCGAGCTGAGCAACAGCATCTGGATGGATGACTCCGCCTCCAACTTCAGCATCGTCAGCTCCAGCTCCTACAACGACAACACAGAGGTGCCCCGGAAGTCGCGCAAGCGCACCCCCCGCCAGCGACCCGGGCCCAAGCCTGCCTCGGCCGAGGAGGCCAGCATGGATGTGTTTGATGCAGACAGTGCCAAAGGTCCTCACTTTGTGCTCTCACAGCTGGGCTCAGACAGCAAGGCCTGTACCAAAGGAAGGTGGGTGCCCCTAGATCTCTTTTACAGTGAAATTAGCCCATGTGGAAACATATCTAGCCTACTGTTTACTTCCTTTTGGTCTGCAGAGTTAACTTTCCTGTTCTTTTACATCTCTGAGATGGCTCTATGGACTTTGGTTGAGTTTCCGTTTTCAGTTTGAATCTTGTCTGGAACACAGAATggaaatacatttagaaatacaTTAAGACAAGTTAAATGTCATAAAATTATTAATTCATCGAAAAACACTTATAAACTTATACCATTACAACTACTATTGAATGGACATCTCAACAGAACTGTTCATACCTTGCCTGATTTTGAAGAAGTTTATCTAAATTTGCTCCATACTTATTCCCATTGTTAAGATATGTAAACCCCTATACCACAAGTGGAAATCGAACCAAACCACTGGTTTGTCTGTGCTTGAAGAAGAGCTGGCAGATCAGAGGCTAGGGAGGGGCAGGATACCACAGCACAAACAATGGTCAGCCATGGTGAATCACACTGAGCCTCTTTGAAAAGTGTTGAGAAAGCAGAGCAGATTAAATAAACCAATAAGTCCATCTCCTAAGAGGTTCTGATGGACCCTGCTTGGTAGTGAGCCTCCAAACTCTGCATTGCTCACTAGTGTCACTGGGAAACCATGGCAGCTATTTGGGGATCCCTCACTAGTCCCCTGCTGCTCTCCAGTTCCGAATACCCCCTATGCTccaccatacacacatactgacactcactcacacacaaacacacacagatatttGCTGGTGGGGGTCACAGCTTGGCTGGAACTTTGATAGTAAGTGGATGGTCTCCAAGTCCTGTCAAGTTCTCTTCCACTGAGAGGAAGCTTGGTGCCAACAGTGGAGCTGATCTTTCCTCCCCTTACATAAATGAACACaaggaggagcggagaggaggagtggaggtgagGGTTGCTGCCACTGCCACCCAACACCAGGTTGTGCGGCCCTCAGTCCCCAATGATTACAAGGTCacaggcagggttagggttagcagggGACAGTGCTGTGAATGAGTGAAAGGAAACAGTCCCCTGCATTAAATATATGTGGAAGTGTATTGTTGTTAGTGTTGCGTGTTTCAATGTAGGTTGTTTAGGAGCTGTTGGGCTTACACAGTACCTAACCAGTCTGTCTTGCAGTTCGGCAGATGGCTCCCAAACAACCCATCAGAAATGTGGGACCCTAGCGAGCCAGTTCCCTCAGAAGAGTGAGTGCAAGGAGCTGAAGATCCTGGTCCAGCCTGAGACCCAGCACAGAGCCCGCTACCTGACTGAGGGCAGCAGGGGGTCAGTGAAGGACCGCACTCAGCAGGGCTTCCCTACCCTAAAGGTACGCCTTAAACCAGCACCAGGACCAGGGGGGCTGTGGCCTCTAGGGCTTTTTGTGGATGGTCAGTGCCCCATACACGTGTCACTGTTTTGACTCTACCCCTTTGAAAGTATGCCTTTATCTGTCCTTTATCAAATGTCACCATCAACCTGCTCCATACTCATTGTTACATAACACCTCTACATTGGCTTAACATTCTTAAGTCAGTGATTCAGTGATTGTCACAGGCTATGTAGAAACTTGTATAAAAAGTGATGCAACATATCAACCCCAGGTTATTTTCTTTTTATGAAACAAGGTTTAATAGCTAGCGGTTACAACACACCTTGGAAGGCAGCActcaggtggtagagcatggctcttgcaaagccaggatagtgggttcaattcccatgaatgaatgactaagtcgctttggataaatgtGCCTGCTAAATACAATATAGTATATAAACTACATAAACACAACAGATTTTCTTGTCCACCGAGAAAAGAGGTAACTATCATTATTCTCTTGAAATGATTACAACCGCAAATCGTGACTTTGTTTGCATTCCTTTGTCATATCTCAGTATCAGCAATGTATTCCATATTTCAAATGTTTTACTCTCAAAGTAGACAGCAAAACAGACAGTTGTGCAGTGACAGCTCTGTTATCATAGAATGCTATTAGATATCATCTTACTAAGCAGAAAGCTGCCACTGTCTATTCACCTTTGTATGTTATTTTAGCTCCACCCCACTTGCACAATATATTCCACGCTCAAAATTCTCTAGTGACTTACAAAAATAGGTAGAGTTGACTTTGGAGCAGCTGTGCTATTTTCTGATTTGAGTGTTCTTTGTTTCCTTCTTGTCCACAGCTGGAGGGTGTGAATGAGGCAGTGGTGCTGCAGGTGTTTGTGGGTAATGACGCTGGGCGTGTGAAGCCACATGGGTTCTACCAGGCCTGCAGGGTGACGGGGCGCAACACTACAGCCTGCAAGGAGGTGGACATAGAGGGCACCACTGTCATTGAAGTGTCCCTGGACCCCAGCAATAATATGACCCTGGCGTATGTATCTGCTTATTGCCATAGCTGTTGCAATTCTGTAAAATCACACATACTGGAGACTGCTCCTCTTAGTAGATCTCCAATGGGAGTGCTTTGGGGGCTGTTGCAGCCGCTCGGGCCTTGTTCAGCAGGCCTGCTTGCCAGTCTAacatctgtgctgtgtgtgtctctctctgcagggtgGACTGTGTGGGGATCCTGAAACTGCGTAACGCTGATGTGGAAGCTCGTATCGGGGTGGCCGGCTCCAAAAAGAAGAGCACGCGTGCCAGGCTGGTGTTTCGGGTCAACATCTCCAGGCCGGACGGCTCGGTGCTCACGTTACAGACACCGTCGTCCCCCATCCTGTGCAGTGAGTGGCTTTAGGTTATTCATAGCATCTGCCCACCGGAGTTCTCTCAGGAACGCTGTCGGAGCTTAGAGCTGACGCACGTCACCAGGGGATTAGGGGGAGGTTCATTCAGGGGGTTGGGTGGACAGGAGGAAAATGAAAAGGAGCTTGGGTCAGGACAATGATGTAAATAATGAAGTCTCCATTGGGAGCCGTTACTGTCAAAATTTGACTGGATAGTCTTACGAGCATTTGTAATATAggtttgttttattgttttcaTCTCGTTTTTAAGTTCCACGCTGAAGACTTGGACACTTTGAAGAGTTGATTCAGTCTAGAAGTTCCATTTCTAATGCGTTATGTATGCTTAGCAGATCATTTTCTAATTTAAGTACATTTTCAGAGACCATGTCTATAGACTCTCTTCAGCATCATGTGTTCCTCCCGTTGTGGGCATAGCGTGTGGCTATGAGTGGCAAAAACAGGAAAGACTGCTCTGGGGTATAAGAAATTCTATTTGTCGGTGGTTTTAGAAGCAGAACTCCAAAAAaacgagggagagaaagaaaggccgGTGAAAGAGGTGTGGACTTTTTTGTTTACAATGCCAGAGTGCAATCCGACCAAGCAAAAATCTGTCCAGAACATATAAATCTCCAAtggcgtctgtctgtgtgtgttgtggagcGGGGTGGTGAGAGTGTGGAAGGCCTGTGAAaactggggagggaggaggagtgggaggagtcTGAGCTTGTTGTTTATAGAAACTTGGGGATTTCTATTTGCCTGTGAGAAAGGGGGACTGCAAAGAGTGTCAACTTTACCTATAGTACAGTCATTTTACTGTCTGGTTAATGATCATATActgtaaaataacaaaacaaatgtaCTTAAAATCTCAagtacatgcacatacacaccatTTTTTAAACACCAGCTCAGCTCACATTTTTCCTGGCAAAGCAATTAAAGCACAATTACTATTTCCCCACGATTACACATGTGCCTTCCAAGAAATCACAAGGTACTCTTGAGCAATTGGTTTAAGCTTTTCTGTCAGCTTCCCCTAGTTCCTCCGAGAAGGCCAGCAGTTCTGTACTCGTGACAGAATATTAGTTAAAGAAGCTAGGTCAAGCAGAACTCAGAGCCTGACGGTCTGTTGGTGTCCTGTCTACAGCCCAGCCTGCAGGGGTGCCTGAGATTCTGAAGAAGTCCCTCCACAGTTGCTCGGTGAGGGGGGGTGAGGAGGTCTTCATCATTGGGAAGAACTTCCTCAAGGACACCAAAGTCATATTCCAGGAAAATGTATCAGGTAGGTCTACACAACCAATTATTGTCTGAAATCCAAGTCCTTACAGTATATGAATAATGAaaaacatttatatttgttcCTTTACCTACCATACTAATGAAACCGTTCATTGTTTTCCCCCCTAAGATGAGAAGTGTTGGAAGGCAGAGGCTGAAATTGACATGGAGCTGTTTCACCAGGTAAATAAGCTTATTCTCTGCTTATTGtggtccaaatcaaatcaaatcaaatcaaatggtccTAGAATGATTCATGCTAATGATTTAACAGGGTGATTAGATAACAGCAGCCATTTGAGATTTGTAGGTTTAGATGTAATCATCTTAAATTGCTACTCACTCAGGGAGGTGAATGGCCTCATTGTTTTGTCACCTAATTACTGTGAGCCACGGTGGTAAGTAGGTCTCAACAGTCCTGCATAAACCTTTGCCCTTGGGAGCCAGAGGGTCAGAGCTTCGTTAGCTAAGCCTCAATCAGTTGCCTGAGCCCTGGGGTGTTTAGATGTCTTTCACATGTTATTCACAATTTGTAACCATGTGTAACCAGGCAAACTCTGTAAATCATCGCCACACCTTCTACTAGTCAGCAAAGTTTGAAAGGTGTTGCACATCTGAACTAGTTGATGACGTATGGAGTCTCCAGTTCATCGTCTGTGCCAGGATTATGTccattgtggctctctctctctctttcaactcTACATTGTGCTGACATCACTTGATTATTTAATCTAAGTAATTTTGCGCTTGCGCCTGTTTTATAAGGGATGTTGACACGTTTGTCACATGACTTGATGTATGTAATTATAAGACTGGGGCTACTGTACATTTCTGTTAGCTAAGTCGATTTGTCTGTTATGCGTTTCCCCTCAGAATCACTTGATTGTGAAGGTTCCTCCTTACCAGAACCCAGCCATCGCGTCTGCAGTGTGTGTGGGAATCTACGTGGTGACCAATGCTGGCCGATCCCACGACGTGCAGCCTTTTACATACACTCCAGAACCAGGTCTGTGATAAGTCCATGAACAAATGATCTTTTGTTTCACCTTCTGCGCCACATTAGGACCAAAACAACATTTCCTCAGACCATGTCTTCGGCCAGTGTAAATTACAACCATTACTCTACCACGACAACTGTATTAGGTGGATATATCATCTAGCCTGCTGTAAATTTACCATTACAGTCTTTAGTACAGGAAGCCATGTCAACTTGGGAACAGGGGGGTATTtgtctcctcctttttcctcatcaCTTCCAGGCATCAAAACGTCCTTTGGGCACTGTGGCACGAACTATCAATGAGCGGGCAGGAAGTGACAGGGAAAGGAACTAAAACAATGAAACAAAACATGGAAGTGTAGATGATCCATCTAAAAACAAAAATGCccttctatatacagtatgtactaaACATGATACCGGATTAGGCAGCGCCCTATCCAAAAAGTCAAGTCATACAGATTTAGTCCTGATTGTTTTTCACTCTATACAGTTTCATTTCATATTATATTTTTTGTATATGAAAACCTGACATGCAGACGAGGGAGAATGAGACTGGGTATGAAGAATAAGGTCATCTGATTTGCATGTCCTTAACTCAACCTGCTTATCTGTGTACGTCTCAGTGGACATATCTGTGAAGAAAGAAGTTCCATCTCCAGGCAAGCCCTGCCCTTTTGATCAACGGATGAAAGGTATAGTATATCTCTACCATGCTGTATGGTGTGTTCTTGTTTGTAatgcataggtgtgtgtgtgtgtgtgtgtgtgtgtgcgtgtgtactccTTCCTGTATGACAAAATTGTAACATTGTCCCTACATGCCCCTACAGTAATTGATGGTGCCTTGATGCCCCCAATGTTGCCTCttgtgaagagagaagaggtcaCTCCAATGGAGGTCTCCAGCAACCTCCCTTCTGCTGGCGTGTTCAAGGTAAAAGCTCTACAAATGGATTCCCAGCCTTGGCTGTGATAATGCCTCATTAAATAGTAGAATCATATCCATATGAACCATATCGATCTTTCCCCCAATATATATGAAAAGCTAGCAGGTATCATCTGTTTTTTGTATTCTCAGCAGACCCCCGATGTCATGTGTTCCGCCCAGCAGACGCTGGACATGAGTTCTAACCTTCCCCCCAACAACAGCCCGTTCTCCAACTCCTTGCCGCGGCCTGCCAAGGACCCTGCCGAATCCCAAACAGCAGTCTTCAACAGTGCAGAGGCCCTGAGCACCATACAGAAGCAGGACATTGCACTCACCAACTCCTTCCCCGTGCCTGCAGACTCTCTACTCCAAACTGGGCCTCAGCAGTTCCTCCTGGAGCCCAGAGAGGGGCTTGGTCAGGACAGGGCTGGCAACAATGCTGGGGCGGTAGGGAGGCTCAGTCAACAAGTGGAGGCCCCTCAACCTGCCCCCCAGCAGCACCAGCTGCCCATATTCCCCCCAGACGAGGTGGCCCAACTGGAACAAGCAGTGAGACAACTGCAGGCAAAAGGGTACTGCAGCCAGCAGCAACAGCGACAACAGCAacaaattcaacaacaacaaattcagcaacaacagcagcaacaaatTCAGCAACAACAGCAACTACAGCAACAGCAactacagcaacaacaacagattCAGCAGCAACAGGTTCAGCAGCAACAGGTTCAGCAGCAACAGGTTCAGCAGCAACAGGTTCAGCAGCAACAGATTCAGCAGCAACAGATTCAGCAGCAACAGATTCAACACCAACAAATTCAACACCAACAAATTCAACACCAACAACAGCAACAGCATGTGTTGGAGAACCTGCGGCAGGAGCTGTTTAAATCACAGATGCCAATGCAGTGTGACATATTTCAGGGCGGTTCTCTAGGTGAGAACACTGAACAGCAGGGTTCCCAGCAGGGCATGGTGCAGAACCATGGTTCCCTCTTTCAGCAGGCCCAACAGCAGCAGAGGCAACAACAGAAACAGCAGCAGCAAGCAGCACTCTTTCAGCAAGCCAATGAGCTCCTGTCCATTCAGACCAACTTCCTCCATCAGaccccttctcatccctctccacccctcttccatAATCCCAGCCCCCTGGCTGAGGCACAGGACCCACAGGGGGCGCTGTTCCACACTCAGAAGGCCTCTCCCACCCAGGAGCAGGTCCAGGCAACCCTCTTCCAGAACACCCTGACAGTGTTGAGTAGGACCAGCCTCTCCCCAGAGCAGCCCCCCTCTGCCGCCAACCTGTTCCTCccccagagtgccctgcctggtCAGCTCTCCGCTAGtggcagccagcagcagcagctggcCTTCCTCAGTGCCCTGCAGACCTCTGCCCCTGAGCCCCAGTCAGTGTTCCAGGCTCAGACCCAGCTTTCTCCTATCCAGCAGGGGACCCCCATGGAGCAGCAGCAGCCCCCCCAGCCTCAGCCACCTCAGCAGAATTCTATGTTTCAGAACATCTCCCCTCATCCACCTGCAAACACTCTCTCTCAGACCCAGCAGCAGCAGGCTGGCCTACTGTTCTGCAGCAAACACCTCTCCACTCCAGAGCAGCCCCCCAGTCTGCTGTTTAGTGGCCAGGGCCAGATGCCCCccatgagca
This window encodes:
- the nfat5b gene encoding nuclear factor of activated T-cells 5 isoform X2, which encodes MPSDFISLLSADLDLNSPKSLYSKESVYDLLPKELQLPSSTQQNPTAAMSQKSGGEAVPPPSAALDSDATTVSSSMTMGGPRSAFPTSSSSTMHSSTSATDHTSAHTGIAAPDEGVSSRAVAEMLGAEGGTGNSGSTGGGRAGGEKGGGAGSLGGGGRGGASQEAQQHHQMTPSKRRTVLNISPPPEDLFDDSRMSCQEDQLQDSELSNSIWMDDSASNFSIVSSSSYNDNTEVPRKSRKRTPRQRPGPKPASAEEASMDVFDADSAKGPHFVLSQLGSDSKACTKGSSADGSQTTHQKCGTLASQFPQKSECKELKILVQPETQHRARYLTEGSRGSVKDRTQQGFPTLKLEGVNEAVVLQVFVGNDAGRVKPHGFYQACRVTGRNTTACKEVDIEGTTVIEVSLDPSNNMTLAVDCVGILKLRNADVEARIGVAGSKKKSTRARLVFRVNISRPDGSVLTLQTPSSPILCTQPAGVPEILKKSLHSCSVRGGEEVFIIGKNFLKDTKVIFQENVSDEKCWKAEAEIDMELFHQNHLIVKVPPYQNPAIASAVCVGIYVVTNAGRSHDVQPFTYTPEPVDISVKKEVPSPGKPCPFDQRMKVIDGALMPPMLPLVKREEVTPMEVSSNLPSAGVFKTPDVMCSAQQTLDMSSNLPPNNSPFSNSLPRPAKDPAESQTAVFNSAEALSTIQKQDIALTNSFPVPADSLLQTGPQQFLLEPREGLGQDRAGNNAGAVGRLSQQVEAPQPAPQQHQLPIFPPDEVAQLEQAVRQLQAKGYCSQQQQRQQQQIQQQQIQQQQQQQIQQQQQLQQQQLQQQQQIQQQQVQQQQVQQQQVQQQQVQQQQIQQQQIQQQQIQHQQIQHQQIQHQQQQQHVLENLRQELFKSQMPMQCDIFQGGSLGENTEQQGSQQGMVQNHGSLFQQAQQQQRQQQKQQQQAALFQQANELLSIQTNFLHQTPSHPSPPLFHNPSPLAEAQDPQGALFHTQKASPTQEQVQATLFQNTLTVLSRTSLSPEQPPSAANLFLPQSALPGQLSASGSQQQQLAFLSALQTSAPEPQSVFQAQTQLSPIQQGTPMEQQQPPQPQPPQQNSMFQNISPHPPANTLSQTQQQQAGLLFCSKHLSTPEQPPSLLFSGQGQMPPMSSSSLNSQEPQNPSMLFSQANMVTVSQQESSEPMAFQDQSQVVGNPSEPRHHSLFQEQQPMQLITNSNNGPEQPVSLFMPQSNMSALQACMAARELPQTGIFSTQNGVAGLQTTTSSPVQQPGSLFQTAVSGSLNQPSEAQQPGLFLFGIQNECGQLITSPGTTLSDQIIAISQSGQNQRESEAQIQSLLNQSMSESGSMQNSMTASQNMEKIDDLLVSLQEQGNNLTRSY